In Methanobrevibacter sp., one DNA window encodes the following:
- a CDS encoding helix-turn-helix domain-containing protein yields MNKDELCPVRESLDFFSRKWVLCILMDMFSGCKHFTDFQQSNPDISNYILSQTLKYMENVGLIEKVEIDLKTRNRTEYHLTNKGLKVNRILFELTRFSLEELESSKLKENVKNEMLKEYSNSLNITK; encoded by the coding sequence ATGAACAAAGATGAGTTATGTCCCGTCAGAGAATCCCTTGATTTCTTTTCAAGAAAATGGGTTTTGTGCATTTTGATGGATATGTTCAGCGGATGCAAGCATTTCACAGACTTTCAGCAGTCAAATCCCGACATAAGCAATTACATATTGTCACAGACACTGAAGTATATGGAAAATGTAGGGCTTATTGAAAAAGTTGAAATCGATTTGAAGACACGAAACAGAACAGAATACCATTTAACTAACAAGGGACTTAAAGTGAATAGGATTCTTTTTGAACTGACACGTTTCTCTTTAGAAGAGCTTGAATCATCAAAGCTCAAGGAAAATGTAAAAAATGAAATGTTAAAAGAATATTCAAATTCCCTCAACATTACAAAATAA
- a CDS encoding nuclear transport factor 2 family protein, giving the protein MRSKISEYDNVKNAAEKFVKSVAEGNSKYARELFVDEAVLFGYLDGDLEHGSIQQFYDNVDSVAAGDEFNARIDVLLVEETLAVVRVLEESWGGRIDFTDVLLMLKIDGEWKAVAKAYNQNSDTLQ; this is encoded by the coding sequence ATGAGATCTAAAATTAGTGAATACGATAATGTCAAAAATGCCGCTGAAAAATTTGTAAAAAGCGTAGCTGAAGGAAACAGCAAATATGCAAGGGAACTTTTCGTTGATGAAGCAGTTCTTTTTGGATATCTTGACGGTGATTTGGAGCACGGATCAATCCAACAGTTCTATGACAATGTGGACAGCGTTGCTGCAGGTGATGAATTCAATGCAAGAATTGATGTTTTGCTTGTAGAGGAAACACTTGCTGTTGTAAGAGTTCTTGAGGAAAGCTGGGGCGGAAGAATCGATTTTACTGATGTTCTTTTGATGCTTAAAATTGACGGTGAATGGAAAGCCGTTGCAAAGGCATACAACCAGAATTCAGATACCCTACAATAA
- a CDS encoding nitroreductase family protein produces the protein MDFMELISERFSVRSFSQRPVEDEKIDLILKAAQLAPTAVNYQPQKIYILKTDEALDKIRSVCSSTYYAPLVFLICSDETKTWKSPMEKGYTTGEMDASIVCTHMMLEAWEIGIGSVWVRLFDSREVAKAFDLPEHIKPICLLPVGYASDDCEPYAPWHDVYRKIDEFCEEL, from the coding sequence ATGGATTTTATGGAACTAATCTCTGAGAGATTTTCCGTCAGGTCATTTTCACAAAGGCCTGTTGAGGATGAAAAAATCGATTTGATTCTAAAGGCTGCACAGTTGGCACCGACCGCAGTAAACTACCAGCCACAAAAGATTTATATTCTGAAAACCGATGAGGCTCTTGACAAAATCCGTTCCGTATGTTCCTCAACATATTATGCACCACTAGTATTTTTAATATGCTCTGATGAGACTAAAACATGGAAAAGTCCGATGGAAAAAGGTTACACTACCGGTGAGATGGATGCAAGCATAGTCTGCACACATATGATGCTTGAAGCATGGGAGATTGGAATAGGTTCTGTATGGGTCAGACTGTTTGATTCAAGAGAAGTTGCAAAGGCTTTCGATTTGCCAGAACATATAAAGCCGATTTGTCTTTTACCTGTAGGTTATGCAAGTGATGACTGCGAGCCTTACGCTCCATGGCATGATGTTTACAGAAAAATAGATGAATTTTGTGAGGAGCTATAG